One Lachancea thermotolerans CBS 6340 chromosome F complete sequence DNA window includes the following coding sequences:
- a CDS encoding uncharacterized protein (similar to uniprot|P53120 Saccharomyces cerevisiae YGL140C Hypothetical ORF), protein MGNAKLRGKRVGRFLKRHFPCSRILAQRIFKSTVHATVALIFCLIPKVRDRLGNQPSMLPLIAVMVHPGRRVSATIQGAIYCITGLLFGLAYSLLGRFIAQRCLGHTWHTVSEGEQYAHNYKSYESALAILAVFETIMLFVHGWMRSVSHHYFHIVFPLFLVVHFAFLAPLTQDAGTVAKAFSVPFYLGIALSIFWNLLLFPEFGSTYLGNATVDALNEIHKSIDSAVNFFISIDVKKPSDSLYKKESISLAKLIKLKGSIDSKVSNCGLVLDECMYEISYSYVPPSELKTVTKTFKELSMYINALVNACQLELILVGRGDRESVNNDLMNIETERELRHGDATKLLKVLNKMKGVVFDLHKNMSQSLYMAKVAIACSYDVNLKKVDKSEVFSDEFAAAFENNRNIPTDFDFEGAVEGLIAGVIEFDLKAREELIHLDEDLLQPNDEMFLFSSFLMNFKETTNSVITLMKETHKVYQKRKVQEAKGALRGKTLWIHFLSNYDAFKTWITGANTSRTITESQSLTGGNIENNYRPPADMGVKRPQGEESALLSQRKPNNVKRLSKDLVLPITKAVENTKRSGSMKTSTRKQSFGNPLIKVMIFCHDFYTRYNFHFRFGLQVTVALMLASFPMFIPKAREWYVNYRGAWIGFVCILALEPSVGGTFWVFFLRGVGVILGAAWAYVSYLAGCNQTNPYLEVVVTIFGAVPGFYYLLGSPYVKAAIIQIISIYVVMLAAIIPSDNQGSILVNFAKRCLAVGYGGGVAVLAQMTMFPMTAREQLNEEISFVAGCISEMQILLASGLEGEPLKSSLTEERFQKCAKISQSAKSALSRASDYKGLTRQEPRLKGEYTELEKVFTQMIYIQRQIIDRMDNMILLRKQYGSAIIEELNQMVHSYRRQYVASITALMRAVQEAVLNKTPLPQYLPSARIAHRRLVNKVQETLKVKYASQMKSMQPRVLTDLFRDESSDDDEGTNEELFMTTHKRRSTLPPHEYIMKEKFLSWNASSAAAEEIIEYVEELVFLTKIIVGVNEFKYGFLSRPLYEDWAAEAALKFDKFFEKGAPRKRGAVSKSNKAENNRPTHPLTPTTSRDSDHDTDEFERDMPVALNNTPSVKSEASEDLDLARIASRKSGLKKLPSGFRKRAFSISSRNNPEEQINPLSKLRTLGKGEIEEESSLESDSDEELPLALKKMILN, encoded by the coding sequence ATGGGCAATGCAAAGTTGAGGGGAAAGAGGGTTGGTAGATTTCTCAAGCGCCATTTTCCCTGCAGTAGGATTTTGGCACAGAGAATCTTCAAGTCCACTGTTCATGCTACAGTGGCCCTCATTTTCTGTTTGATACCAAAAGTCAGAGACAGGCTCGGAAACCAACCTTCAATGCTTCCCTTGATTGCCGTTATGGTCCATCCAGGAAGACGGGTAAGCGCCACCATTCAAGGCGCCATCTACTGCATAACTGGGTTACTTTTCGGTCTTGCTTACTCTCTCCTTGGACGCTTCATAGCGCAAAGGTGCCTCGGGCATACTTGGCATACCGTGTCTGAGGGGGAGCAGTATGCTCATAATTACAAAAGTTATGAATCTGCATTGGCCATACtagctgtttttgaaaccatTATGTTGTTTGTACATGGCTGGATGCGCTCTGTCTCTCATCATTACTTTCATATTGTTTTTCCTTTATTTCTGGTTGTCCATTTCGCATTCCTGGCACCGCTGACACAAGATGCAGGAACAGTGGCCAAAGCCTTTAGTGTTCCTTTTTATTTGGGAATTGCGCTTTCTATATTTTGGAATCTGCTGCTTTTCCCCGAGTTTGGGAGCACGTATTTGGGTAACGCTACGGTCGATGCTTTGAATGAAATTCATAAGTCTATTGATTCTGCAGTAAacttttttatttcaatTGATGTGAAAAAGCCTTCGGACTCGCTTTACAAGAAGGAATCAATATCGCTTGCCAAGTTGATCAAGCTCAAAGGCTCTATTGATAGTAAAGTTTCGAACTGTGGTTTAGTGTTGGATGAATGCATGTATGAAATCTCTTATTCCTATGTGCCACCTTCAGAACTTAAGACTGTTACTaagactttcaaagagctttcaaTGTACATTAATGCCTTAGTGAATGCATGCCAGCTCGAACTTATACTCGTTGGAAGAGGAGACAGAGAATCTGTTAATAATGACTTGATGAACATTGAGACAGAGCGAGAATTGCGGCATGGAGATGCTaccaagcttttgaaagttttgaataAAATGAAAGGTGTGGTTTTTGATCTACACAAGAACATGAGTCAGTCTTTGTATATGGCCAAAGTCGCTATTGCTTGCTCCTATGACGTGAATCTCAAAAAGGTGGATAAATCTGAAGTCTTCTCGGATGAATTCGCAGCAGCTTTCGAGAACAATAGGAATATTCCAACagactttgattttgaagggGCAGTTGAAGGTCTAATAGCTGGAGTGATTGAATTTGACTTGAAAGCCCGTGAAGAGCTTATTCATTTAGATGAGGACCTGCTACAACCCAATGATGAAATGtttcttttctcttcatTTTTAatgaatttcaaagaaaccaCTAATTCTGTCATAACACTCATGAAAGAGACTCACAAGGTAtatcaaaagagaaaagttcaagaagctaaAGGCGCGCTCAGAGGCAAGACCCTATGGATtcattttttgagcaacTATGATGCTTTTAAGACGTGGATTACGGGTGCAAACACTTCAAGAACTATTACTGAGAGTCAAAGTTTAACAGGAGGtaacattgaaaacaactATAGACCACCTGCTGATATGGGAGTTAAAAGACCCCAGGGAGAGGAGTCTGCTCTGCTTTCTCAACGAAAACCCAACAATGTCAAACGTTTATCTAAGGATTTGGTTTTGCCCATTAcaaaagctgttgaaaacacaAAGCGTAGTGGTTCCATGAAAACAAGTACCCGAAAACAGTCCTTTGGTAATCCTCTAATTAAGGTAATGATTTTCTGCCATGACTTTTACACTAGGTACAACTTCCACTTTAGGTTTGGTTTGCAGGTCACAGTCGCCTTAATGCTGGCTTCATTTCCAATGTTCATTCCGAAGGCGAGAGAATGGTACGTCAATTACAGAGGTGCATGGATTGGTTTCGTGTGTATTCTAGCTCTTGAACCGTCTGTTGGGGGAACTTTTTGGgtgttctttttgagaggAGTTGGCGTGATTCTTGGTGCCGCATGGGCATACGTTTCTTATTTGGCAGGGTGTAATCAAACCAATCCTTATTTGGAAGTTGTGGTGACTATTTTTGGTGCTGTCCCTGGGTTTTATTACTTGCTGGGCTCGCCGTATGTCAAAGCTGCAATTATTCAAATTATTAGTATTTACGTTGTGATGTTGGCAGCTATCATACCATCTGACAATCAGGGATCTATTTTAGTGAATTTTGCAAAAAGATGCTTGGCAGTGGGTTATGGAGGTGGAGTCGCGGTTTTAGCGCAGATGACAATGTTTCCGATGACCGCAAGGGAACAATTAAATGAAGAAATCTCTTTTGTTGCGGGTTGTATATCTGAAATGCAAATTTTGCTCGCTTCGGGTCTTGAGGGAGAGCCATTGAAGTCAAGTTTGACCGAGGAAAGGTTCCAAAAATGCGCAAAAATCTCTCAAAGCGCTAAATCGGCCTTATCGAGAGCATCAGACTACAAAGGATTGACTCGTCAAGAACCTAGGCTGAAGGGAGAGTATACTGAGCTCGAAAAAGTGTTTACTCAAATGATTTACATTCAACGTCAAATCATTGACCGGATGGATAATATGATACTGCTAAGGAAGCAATATGGAAGTGCGATTATTGAGGAACTAAACCAAATGGTGCATAGCTATCGAAGACAATACGTCGCTTCAATTACAGCATTGATGAGagctgttcaagaagctgtCCTCAATAAGACGCCTTTGCCTCAATACCTACCAAGTGCGAGAATAGCTCATAGAAGGCTTGTTAACAAAGTCCAGGAAACTCTAAAAGTGAAGTATGCGTCTCAAATGAAGAGCATGCAACCGCGGGTCTTGACAGATCTATTCAGAGACGAGAGTTccgatgatgatgaaggCACTAATGAGGAACTTTTTATGACTACCCACAAACGGAGGAGTACATTACCTCCACACGAATATATTATGAAAGAGAAATTTCTCAGTTGGAACGCCTCGAGTGCTGCCGCAGAGGAGATAATTGAGTATGTGGAAGAATTGGTTTTCTTAACCAAGATCATAGTCGGGGTCAACGAGTTCAAATACGGATTTTTATCCAGACCGCTTTACGAAGACTGGGCGgctgaagcagctttgaaatttgatAAGTTTTTCGAGAAAGGTGCACCACGCAAAAGAGGCGCGGTGAGCAAGTCTAATAAGGCAGAAAACAATCGCCCAACGCACCCACTTACGCCAACAACTTCTAGGGACTCGGATCATGATACCGATGAGTTTGAGCGCGATATGCCTGTGGCTTTAAATAATACGCCGTCTGTCAAAAGCGAAGCTTCAGAGGATCTCGATCTAGCCCGCATTGCTTCCCGTAAAAGCggcttgaaaaaactaCCTAGTGGGTTCCgaaagagagctttttctaTAAGCTCGCGCAATAATCCTGAAGAGCAAATCAACCCGTTGTCTAAGCTTAGAACTCTGGGAAAGGGTGAGATAGAAGAGGAGTCCAGTTTGGAATCAGATTCTGACGAGGAGCTTCCtttggccttgaagaagatgataTTGAACTAA
- the PDR17 gene encoding phosphatidylinositol transporter (similar to uniprot|P53844 Saccharomyces cerevisiae YNL264C PDR17 Phosphatidylinositol transfer protein (PITP) downregulates Plb1p-mediated turnover of phosphatidylcholine found in the cytosol and microsomes homologous to Pdr16p deletion affects phospholipid composition), whose product MGLFSKRNVEVRKEYNKSDIIKCNKAIRPRSQRSGKSKRVTGLSKEELLVFGNVLKHFQQEGCTFPVQSPRVKDSEHCQKLPEQPLSSWEKCWLTADRILRFLRSAKWDQEEAIARLTNTVIWRREFGIIDNEGRFHSSLVEAASSENESGGMLLLGYDRSQRPILIVRPGRQNTTTSFAQVQHLIFMVESALVLMPPGVESMTVLIDFQTPAGIPFTRMPPISVSRQVLHLLQKHYPECLGKAILINIPWYGWNFLKLFHPLIDPTTRSKVRYEDAFDDHVEETQLENSYGGRLNFTYEHELYWPDLIQLLSERSRVVYKKFLELGGQIGQSEFDLKDVSDVVEQPTCDGDQDFSLMSHDHIGDGFPGEKHKV is encoded by the coding sequence ATGGGGCTATTCTCTAAACGGAATGTTGAAGTTAGAAAGGAATATAACAAGAGTGATATTATAAAATGTAATAAAGCCATTAGACCTCGTTCTCAGCGCAGTGGTAAGTCCAAGCGCGTCACTGGGCTAAGCAAGGAAGAGTTGCTAGTTTTTGGAAATGTACTCAAGCATTTCCAGCAAGAGGGCTGTACGTTTCCTGTCCAATCACCGAGAGTTAAGGACTCCGAACATTGTCAGAAATTGCCAGAACAGCCCTTGTCCTCTTGGGAGAAGTGCTGGCTGACCGCGGATCGTATATTGCGTTTTCTCCGCTCAGCAAAGTGGGATCAAGAGGAAGCAATCGCACGCTTAACGAACACAGTCATTTGGAGAAGGGAGTTTGGCATTATTGATAACGAAGGCCGCTTTCATTCAAGCCTTGTTGAGGCTGCTTCATCTGAAAACGAAAGTGGGGGAATGCTGCTTTTAGGATACGACCGCAGCCAGAGGCCTATTTTAATTGTGAGGCCAGGTCGTCAGAATACCACAACTAGCTTTGCTCAAGTTCAGCACCTCATTTTCATGGTTGAAAGCGCTCTGGTATTGATGCCACCAGGTGTAGAATCAATGACCGTTCTTATTGACTTCCAAACGCCAGCTGGGATCCCGTTCACTCGAATGCCGCCAATTTCCGTAAGCAGACAGGTTTTACATCTTTTACAAAAGCATTATCCGGAGTGCCTGGGTAAGGCAATTCTAATTAATATTCCATGGTATGGATGGAATTTCCTGAAGCTGTTTCATCCCCTTATAGATCCAACCACGAGATCCAAGGTGCGTTACGAAGATGCGTTTGATGACCACGTCGAGGAAACCCAACTGGAAAATAGCTACGGAGGTCGGCTAAACTTCACTTATGAACATGAGCTTTATTGGCCCGACTTAATACAGTTGCTGTCAGAAAGGAGCAGAGTAGTTTACAAGAAATTTCTGGAGTTGGGAGGGCAAATAGGGCAAAGTGAGTTTGATTTGAAGGACGtttctgatgttgttgaacAGCCAACATGTGATGGGGACCAGGATTTTTCGTTAATGTCACATGATCACATCGGAGATGGATTCCCTGGGGAAAAACATAAGGTGTAA
- the UFD1 gene encoding polyubiquitin-binding protein UFD1 (similar to uniprot|P53044 Saccharomyces cerevisiae YGR048W UFD1 Protein that interacts with Cdc48p and Npl4p involved in recognition of polyubiquitinated proteins and their presentation to the 26S proteasome for degradation involved in transporting proteins from the ER to the cytosol), which produces MFSGFGGFGGFNAGFVNIPQKFEDFFRCYPISMMNDRIRKDDANFGGKIFLPPSALNKLTMLNVRYPMLFELTVPDTKKVTHGGVLEFIAEEGRVYLPQWMMETLGVNPGSLLQIASTDVPLGQFVKIEPQSVDFLDISDPKAVLENVLRKFSTLTVDDIIEINYNSKLYRIKVLEVKPESSSNSICVIETDLVTDFAPPVGYVEPDYRTEHRKSQKPKLDPSAQGLGPMSQRIDYATSVKSTSTTRAFVGTGQSLSGRTANKSEERELERPMISLDNEPAPLRLPEGQLFFGFPVVLPKKASDSQDENTEESQFQGAGQSLRQSNKRRGKKDHSSPRPKAPKSPEVIEID; this is translated from the coding sequence ATGTTTTCAGGATTTGGTGGCTTTGGGGGATTCAATGCCGGGTTCGTCAACATCCCGCAGAAGTTTGAGGATTTCTTTAGATGCTACCCTATTTCAATGATGAACGACCGAATTAGAAAGGACGACGCCAACTTTGGCGGAAAAATATTCCTACCTCCCAGTGCTCTCAATAAGCTGACAATGTTAAATGTTAGATACCCAATGTTGTTTGAGCTGACAGTCCCAGACACCAAAAAAGTCACACACGGGGGCGTTTTAGAGTTTATTGCAGAAGAGGGGAGAGTATATTTGCCACAGTGGATGATGGAAACTCTTGGAGTGAATCCGGGGTCTTTACTCCAGATTGCTTCCACTGATGTTCCATTAGGTCAGTTTGTGAAAATCGAACCGCAGTCGGTCGATTTTCTAGACATATCAGACCCTAAGGCTGTGTTGGAAAACGTACTTCGCAAGTTTTCTACGCTCACAGTTGATGACATTATAGAAATAAATTACAACAGCAAACTGTACCGCATAAAAGTGCTCGAGGTGAAACCTGAGTCATCTTCCAATAGTATCTGTGTCATCGAAACTGATTTGGTGACTGACTTTGCACCTCCCGTCGGCTATGTCGAGCCCGACTATCGCACGGAGCATcgaaaaagccaaaagcCTAAATTAGATCCCTCAGCTCAAGGTCTAGGTCCCATGTCGCAAAGAATCGACTACGCAACTTCTGTCAAATCTACCAGCACTACCAGAGCGTTTGTGGGGACGGGTCAAAGCTTGTCCGGTAGGACTGCTAATAAAagtgaagaaagagagttgGAACGCCCCATGATATCCTTAGACAACGAACCAGCTCCTTTGAGGCTCCCTGAGGgtcaacttttttttggatttcCCGTGGTTTTACCAAAGAAGGCATCCGACTCGCAAGACGAGAACactgaagaaagccaaTTTCAAGGTGCTGGCCAGAGCTTGAGGCAAAGCAACAAGAGGCGAGGAAAAAAGGATCACTCAAGTCCTCGACCTAAGGCTCCAAAAAGCCCCGAAGTAATTGAAATAGATTAA
- the CWC23 gene encoding U2-type spliceosomal complex subunit CWC23 (weakly similar to uniprot|P52868 Saccharomyces cerevisiae YGL128C), which translates to MDLESVFQDHVNLYELLGIVVEGPEDLAKLSPLQIRRNFRQQALKHHPDKNRQVSDSRQKFHQLDIAAKILSDPKLRSAYDQWFIGVFFEQQIANEARQEQTRKLYQREMAVKRDRTQGTPNIAVFEEHGQYLRKLKHFKLPYGDWKRMDYSPENTNRKLTKSCTLRFELQNHKLLQSKQELGDLMSNALQVRLVDLYYSPRNDYSADSTIVAYAVLPHINDTLRVLTEWNVKKPCSDSSPFFSYIEDISPKTQHTSFTFTNQEQLRPYIKERLGRSPVISR; encoded by the coding sequence ATGGATCTTGAAAGCGTGTTCCAGGATCATGTCAACCTCTATGAACTGCTTGGTATAGTGGTGGAGGGCCCCGAAGACCTGGCGAAGTTGAGCCCTTTACAAATTCGCCGCAATTTCAGACAGCAGGCTCTGAAACATCATCCCGATAAAAATCGCCAAGTTTCTGACTCTAGACAGAAGTTTCATCAGCTGGACATAGCCGCTAAGATATTGAGTGACCCAAAGTTGAGGAGTGCATACGACCAGTGGTTTATCGGtgtgttttttgaacaacaGATTGCAAATGAAGCCAGACAGGAGCAAACTCGAAAGCTCTACCAAAGAGAAATGGCTGTTAAAAGAGATAGGACACAAGGCACGCCTAACAtagctgtttttgaagagcatGGACAATATCTGCGGAAGCTCAAGCACTTCAAATTACCTTACGGCGACTGGAAACGCATGGATTATTCACCCGAAAATACCAATCGCAAGTTAACAAAGTCGTGCACACTCAGGTTTGAGTTGCAAAATCACAAATTACTGCAGAGTaaacaagaacttggtgATTTGATGTCCAATGCCCTCCAAGTACGGCTTGTTGACCTCTACTACTCGCCTAGAAATGACTACAGCGCCGATAGCACCATAGTCGCTTATGCGGTTTTACCTCATATTAATGATACGCTTCGGGTGCTCACAGAATGGAATGTCAAGAAACCTTGTTCGGATAGCAGCCCCTTCTTTTCTTATATTGAAGATATTTCGCCAAAAACACAACACACTTCTTTCACATTTACTAATCAAGAGCAGCTGAGACCGTACATCAAAGAAAGGTTAGGCCGTAGCCCCGTAATTAGTAGATAA
- the TFC4 gene encoding transcription factor TFIIIC subunit TFC4 (similar to uniprot|P33339 Saccharomyces cerevisiae YGR047C): MVEENANENGEEKNIDEEEFYGNLDELRDLIDDENDGRTDGNVTGFSDSTASEDEVFDERLLEQDGTHLDAEQLEEKGSIDENHYEDADLLAEFSDYGEFSDDEYDEQDFMDAIREANNFKVKRKNKAKKKKESVGKAPKRNVRERVLDPEVAQLLSEANEAFVRNDIQVAEHLYNEVIKKDVKNFAAYKTLGDIYQLQGRFNDCCNSWFLAAHLNPSDWEFWKVVATLSSDLGHIRQAIYCYTRALRMNSDDWECLYGRSILYKKTNQLGRALEGFQRLHNNNPYDGNLLRELAILYVDYNRINEAIELYIKIFEANVQKREALISAAENAVESSGESGNESNDDESEDLDEAEEGYKEYSHINWKKIHKKFRCIAFDWSSLNILAELFLKQSGENTGIKTIKKCARWIQKREKQTFWDNVNDDSEFDKRRFKNSKFDALSKEEKEKSYILPIDIRVRLGLLRLNNKHVLEAMNHFQALYDETFVDITDLFFEVACALTKAERFQEAIEFFAPLLQIPDYCTLEVYKPLSKCYKEVEDYENAKLIFKKLVELAPEDLETKLTLAEIYYHLEDHETFNALLLEVVETRKQQATDIRQDVAGLNDQPNQGPEERSTNELGKPLLEDIHIRKTAAKRKRTPQDAERERKEREKRITSNVLDKYNRLKIYKEGMEKGQESQTTLWIDTASDLIDVFSSVKNFFVKSRSKKFVGVIKRSRKFNKIIDYKIKRLSKLSEGENLLDGLPLLEERVSLTSSTELRGLTYQQWFELFMELSLVITKLQSVEDGLSVIETAQEVNVFAQDPEKVKMMKFVNLAIVLRLEDEDELVENLRGVLNQFQFNRKVFQCFMFCVARGQMSSDILSSTVQQKFFLRQLKAYDSIRYGQHVAGQASVTNKKVSNPDKFKSPYLHYIYAMLLYSSKGFLLALQYLNRLEPELYEDPMINLMTGLAHLHRSMQRLTASRHFQILHGLRFLYRYHDIRANRYSSTEKQEADYNIGRAFHLLGLFSIATRYYQKVMTEYGDEKLKRHAAYNCILIYNESGNPELANSLMEKYLSI; encoded by the coding sequence ATGGTCGAGGAGAATGCAAACGAGAATGGAGAGGAAAAGAatattgatgaagaggagttCTATGGTAATTTAGACGAGCTAAGAGATCTTattgatgatgaaaatgacgGAAGAACAGATGGTAATGTTACTGGTTTTTCAGACTCAACTGCAAGTGAAGATGAGGTTTTTGACGAGAGACTATTAGAGCAAGATGGCACGCATCTTGATGCTGAACAATTAGAGGAAAAAGGTTCGATCGACGAAAATCACTACGAAGACGCAGATTTGCTAGCTGAGTTCTCGGACTACGGGGAATTTTCAGATGATGAATATGATGAGCAGGACTTCATGGACGCTATTAGAGAGGCAAACAATTTCAAGGTCaagaggaaaaacaaagctaagaaaaagaaggaatCTGTAGGCAAGGCTCCGAAACGAAACGTAAGAGAGAGGGTCTTGGACCCTGAGGTGGCACAACTTCTTTCTGAAGCAAACGAGGCGTTTGTTCGAAATGACATACAAGTTGCAGAACATCTTTATAACGaagtcatcaaaaaagATGTCAAGAACTTTGCAGCATACAAGACCCTGGGAGATATTTACCAGCTACAGGGACGATTTAATGATTGCTGTAATTCCTGGTTCCTTGCAGCTCATTTGAACCCTTCAGACTGGGAGTTTTGGAAGGTCGTAGCGACCCTATCTTCAGACCTTGGCCATATTCGACAAGCAATTTATTGTTATACGAGAGCCCTGCGTATGAACAGCGATGATTGGGAATGTTTGTATGGGCGATCCATCCTATACAAAAAAACCAATCAACTTGGGAGAGCATTGGAAGGTTTCCAGAGATTACACAACAACAACCCTTATGACGGAAATCTTTTGCGAGAGCTCGCTATACTCTATGTGGACTATAACCGTATCAATGAAGCAATTGAGCTCtacatcaaaattttcgaagcTAACGTCCAGAAACGAGAAGCCCTCATTTCTGCAGCGGAAAATGCGGTTGAATCATCGGGAGAAAGTGGGAATGAGTCTAATGACGACGAAAGCGAGGACCttgatgaagctgaagagGGTTACAAGGAATATTCACACATTAACTGGAAAAAAATCCACAAGAAATTTAGGTGCATCGCTTTTGATTGGTCGTCCCTCAACATCCTCGCGGAGCTTTTTCTAAAGCAATCAGGGGAAAATACTGGTATCAAAACAATAAAAAAGTGTGCCAGGTGGAtccaaaaaagagaaaagcAGACTTTTTGGGATAATGTCAACGATGATTCAGAATTTGACAAGAGGAGGTTTAAGAACAGCAAGTTTGATGCTCTGAGtaaagaagagaaagagaagtcTTATATCCTTCCCATTGACATTCGAGTAAGGCTTGGTCTTTTGAGGTTGAACAACAAACACGTTTTGGAGGCCATGAACCACTTCCAAGCTTTGTACGATGAAACTTTTGTGGATATAACggatcttttttttgaggTAGCGTGTGCTCTAACGAAGGCCGAGAGATTCCAGGAGGCTATAGAATTCTTCGCACCACTCCTACAAATACCAGATTACTGTACGCTAGAAGTTTACAAACCGTTGAGCAAATGCTATAAAGAAGTGGAGGACTATGAAAACGCAAaactcattttcaaaaagctggttGAGCTTGCGCCAGAGGATCTGGAAACAAAATTAACACTTGCTGAAATATATTATCACTTGGAGGATCATGAGACCTTTAATGCCTTGTTGCTTGAGGTTGTTGAGACCCGAAAACAGCAAGCCACAGACATTCGACAGGATGTTGCCGGTTTAAATGATCAGCCTAATCAAGGGCCAGAAGAGCGGAGCACTAATGAATTGGGGAAGCCTTTATTAGAAGATATTCATATAAGAAAGACAGCTGCAAAGCGGAAACGCACACCGCAAGACGCAGAAAGGGAAAGGAAGGAACGCGAGAAAAGGATAACATCGAATGTCCTTGATAAATATAATCGACTAAAAATTTACAAAGAAGGCATGGAAAAGGGGCAAGAAAGTCAAACCACTCTCTGGATCGATACCGCTTCAGATCTGATAGACGTATTCTCTAGCGTCAAGAACTTTTTTGTGAAAAGCCGatcaaagaaatttgtGGGCGTTATCAAGAGAAGTCGTAAATTCAATAAAATTATTGACTATAAAATCAAGAGGCTATCTAAGCTGTCAGAAGGTGAAAATTTACTAGACGGTTTGCCTTTACTCGAGGAGCGTGTATCACTCACATCCTCAACAGAGCTTAGAGGTTTGACGTATCAGCAGTGgtttgagcttttcatgGAATTATCTCTAGTCATTacaaaacttcaaagtgTGGAAGATGGATTAAGCGTCATTGAAACAGCGCAAGAGGTGAATGTTTTTGCACAAGATCCGGAAAAAGTGAAAATGATGAAATTTGTTAATCTGGCTATTGTCCTCCGCttagaagatgaagatgaactTGTCGAGAACCTGCGTGGTGTTTTAAATCAATTTCAATTTAACAGGAAAGTTTTCCAATGTTTCATGTTTTGTGTCGCCCGAGGACAGATGTCTTCGGATATTTTGAGCTCCACTGTGCAGCaaaagtttttcttgagaCAGCTGAAAGCTTACGATAGTATACGTTACGGCCAGCATGTTGCAGGGCAGGCCTCCGTTACTAACAAAAAGGTTTCGAACCCAGATAAATTCAAGTCTCCTTATTTGCACTACATCTACGCCATGCTTCTTTACTCAAGTAaaggctttttgttggcaTTACAGTATCTTAATCGACTGGAGCCTGAGCTTTATGAAGACCCCATGATCAACCTCATGACAGGCTTGGCTCATTTACACCGTTCCATGCAAAGACTGACTGCGTCAAGACATTTCCAAATTCTACATGGGCTGAGGTTTCTATACCGCTACCATGACATTCGTGCTAACAGATACTCAAGCACAGAGAAGCAAGAGGCTGATTATAACATTGGCCGTGCATTCCACCTCCTTggcttgttttcaattgcAACACGATACTATCAAAAGGTTATGACGGAGTACGGTGACGAGAAATTAAAGAGACATGCCGCTTATAATTGCATTTTAATATATAATGAGAGCGGAAATCCAGAGTTGGCCAATAGTCTCATGGAAAAGTACTTGTCTATTTGA